In Drosophila simulans strain w501 chromosome 3R, Prin_Dsim_3.1, whole genome shotgun sequence, a single window of DNA contains:
- the LOC6729656 gene encoding very low-density lipoprotein receptor isoform X14 — MGRIWCLLFVSSLLHTQSQSFRVLAINEATCSSDQFRCGNGNCIPNKWRCDQESDCADGSDEANELCRARTCSPDEYACKSGEGQCVPLAWMCDQSKDCSDGSDEHNCNQTCRADEFTCGNGRCIQKRWKCDHDDDCGDGSDEKECPVVPCDSVAEHTCTNGACIAKRWVCDGDPDCSDGSDERSCANVTKTTTPCLSHEYQCKDRITCLHHSWLCDGDRDCPDGDDEHTANCKNVTCRADQFQCGDRSCIPGHLTCNGDKDCADGSDERDCGLSLSLGVNQGGCNSTSEFDCGGGQCVPLSKVCDKRKDCPDGEDEPAGKCGINECASKNGGCMHQCIDLKVGHHCECHEGYKLSPDKRNCQDINECEVPGKCSQICVNEMGGFKCECEAGYMRDPKNHTRCKASEGHASLLLARRHDIRKIALDHMEMTSIVNSTKAATALDFVFRTGMIFWSDVTTQSIYKAPIDEGNEKTVVLTKSSVTSDGLAVDWIYNHVYFTDTHKCTIELTNFEGSMGKVLVKDSLDIPRSIALDPIEGWMYWSDWGASPRIERAGMDGSHRTTIISYDVKWPNGITLDLVKKRIYWVDGKLNVISSANYDGSQRSQVLYSGEYLRHPFSITTFEDNVYWTDWDKQAVFKANKFTGEDVEPVTAMHMLQHPMVVHVYHPYRQPDGVNHCQSVNGHCSHLCLPAPRINERSPRISCACPTGLKLMVDGLMCVEDLADQRPVKNHTQIEKTTTPSEQPDSGFIALVVIASLSGFAVLLSVLLLIGYRYCSKRRINSMNFENPIYRKTTTTEDHFSLRKNLPARIYDHTSVMDEEYSPVIGISSY, encoded by the exons GAGCTCGAACCTGTTCACCGGATGAATATGCTTGCAAAAGTGGCGAGGGGCAATGTGTTCCTTTGGCCTGGATGTGCGACCAGAGCAAGGACTGCAGCGATGGCTCCGACGAGCACAACTGCA ACCAGACCTGTCGTGCCGACGAGTTCACCTGCGGCAATGGACGGTGCATCCAGAAGCGATGGAAGTGCGACCACGACGACGACTGCGGCGACGGATCCGACGAGAAGGAGTGCCCAGTGGTGCCCTGCGACTCCGTGGCGGAGCACACCTGCACTAATGGAGCCTGCATCGCCAAGCGTTGGGTCTGCGACGGTGACCCGGACTGTTCCGATGGCTCCGATGAGCGG TCCTGTGCGAATGTGACCAAGACGACCACGCCCTGTTTATCGCATGAATACCAGTGCAAAGATCGCATCACCTGCCTGCATCACAGCTGGCTCTGCGATGGTGACCGCGACTGTCCCGATGGCGACGACGAGCACACGGCCAACTGCAAGAACGTCACCTGCCGGGCGGACCAGTTCCAGTGCGGCGATCGCAGCTGCATTCCGGGACATCTCACCTGCAATGGGGACAAGGACTGCGCCGATGGCAGCGACGAACGGGATTGCGGACTAAGTCTGAGTCTGGGAGTCAACCAAGGAGGATGCAACTCAACCAGCGAATTCGACTGCGGTGGAGGTCAGTGCGTTCCCCTCTCGAAGGTCTGCGACAAGAGGAAGGATTGTCCGGATGGCGAGGACGAGCCGGCTGGAAAGTGCGGGATAAACGAGTGCGCCTCCAAGAACGGAGGCTGCATGCACCAGTGCATCGATCTGAAGGTGGGTCACCACTGCGAATGCCACGAGGGCTACAAGTTGTCTCCGGACAAGCGAAACTGCCAGGACATCAATGAGTGCGAAGTCCCGGGAAAGTGCTCTCAGATATGCGTGAACGAAATGGGGGGCTTCAAGTGTGAGTGCGAAGCGGGCTACATGAGGGATCCCAAAAATCACACCAGATGTAAGGCCAGCGAAGGACACGCCTCCCTGCTCCTGGCCAGACGCCATGACATCCGCAAGATAGCACTCGACCACATGGAAATGACCTCCATAGTGAATAGTACAAAGGCAGCCACTGCCCTGGACTTTGTGTTCCGCACGGGAATGATCTTCTGGAGCGATGTGACCACCCAGAGTATATATAAAGCACCGATTGATGAGGGGAACGAAAAGACGGTGGTGCTGACCAAATCCTCGGTGACCTCGGATGGCCTGGCTGTCGATTGGATCTATAACCATGTATACTTTACGGACACTCATAAGTGCACCATCGAACTGACCAACTTCGAGGGCAGCATGGGTAAGGTCCTGGTAAAGGACTCCCTGGACATTCCGCGCTCCATTGCTTTGGATCCCATCGAGGGCTGGATGTACTGGTCCGACTGGGGCGCCTCTCCGCGCATCGAAAGGGCGGGTATGGATGGCTCCCACCgcaccaccatcatcagctACGACGTCAAGTGGCCCAATGGTATCACCCTGGACCTGGTTAAGAAACGCATCTACTGGGTAGATGGTAAGCTTAACGTTATCTCGTCGGCGAACTATGATGGCTCACAACGGAGCCAGGTGCTCTACTCCGGCGAATACCTGCGACATCCCTTCTCAATCACCACCTTCGAGGACAATGTGTACTGGACCGACTGGGACAAACAGGCGGTCTTCAAGGCGAACAAGTTTACCGGAGAGGATGTGGAGCCCGTTACAGCAATGCACATG CTCCAGCATCCGATGGTGGTGCATGTGTACCATCCTTACCGCCAGCCGGATGGCGTGAATCACTGCCAGTCGGTGAATGGCCACTGTTCTCATCTCTGCCTGCCAGCTCCTAGGATCAATGAGAGGAGTCCTCGCATATCCTGCGCTTGTCCCACGGGTCTGAAGCTGATGGTCGATGGCCTCATGTGCGTCGAGGATC TTGCCGACCAGCGTCCAGTGAAAAACCATACTCAAATCGAAAAGACCACAACGCCCAGTGAGCAGCCGGATTCCGGCTTTATTGCACTGGTGGTCATAGCCAGTCTCAGTGGATTCGCTGTCCTGCTATCGGTG CTCCTGCTCATTGGCTATCGCTACTGCAGCAAGCGACGCATCAACTCGATGAACTTCGAGAATCCCATCTACCGCAAGACCACCACCACAGAGGATCACTTCAGTTTGCGCAAAAACCTGCCGGCGCGGATCTACGACCACACCAGTGTCATGGATGAGGAG TACTCACCCGTCATAGGCATATCCTCGTATTAG
- the LOC6729656 gene encoding low-density lipoprotein receptor isoform X11 — protein MGRIWCLLFVSSLLHTQSQSFRVLAINEATCSSDQFRCGNGNCIPNKWRCDQESDCADGSDEANELCRARTCSPDEYACKSGEGQCVPLAWMCDQSKDCSDGSDEHNCNQTCRADEFTCGNGRCIQKRWKCDHDDDCGDGSDEKECPVVPCDSVAEHTCTNGACIAKRWVCDGDPDCSDGSDERSCANVTKTTTPCLSHEYQCKDRITCLHHSWLCDGDRDCPDGDDEHTANCKNVTCRADQFQCGDRSCIPGHLTCNGDKDCADGSDERDCGLSLSLGVNQGGCNSTSEFDCGGGQCVPLSKVCDKRKDCPDGEDEPAGKCGINECASKNGGCMHQCIDLKVGHHCECHEGYKLSPDKRNCQDINECEVPGKCSQICVNEMGGFKCECEAGYMRDPKNHTRCKASEGHASLLLARRHDIRKIALDHMEMTSIVNSTKAATALDFVFRTGMIFWSDVTTQSIYKAPIDEGNEKTVVLTKSSVTSDGLAVDWIYNHVYFTDTHKCTIELTNFEGSMGKVLVKDSLDIPRSIALDPIEGWMYWSDWGASPRIERAGMDGSHRTTIISYDVKWPNGITLDLVKKRIYWVDGKLNVISSANYDGSQRSQVLYSGEYLRHPFSITTFEDNVYWTDWDKQAVFKANKFTGEDVEPVTAMHMLQHPMVVHVYHPYRQPDGVNHCQSVNGHCSHLCLPAPRINERSPRISCACPTGLKLMVDGLMCVEDPLYLPPVTRPPRARKTKPRTKSPRRRLPTGVQVGHADIRIEINDDLQLSTRLPLLPTTFVADQRPVKNHTQIEKTTTPSEQPDSGFIALVVIASLSGFAVLLSVLLLIGYRYCSKRRINSMNFENPIYRKTTTTEDHFSLRKNLPARIYDHTSVMDEEYSPVIGISSY, from the exons GAGCTCGAACCTGTTCACCGGATGAATATGCTTGCAAAAGTGGCGAGGGGCAATGTGTTCCTTTGGCCTGGATGTGCGACCAGAGCAAGGACTGCAGCGATGGCTCCGACGAGCACAACTGCA ACCAGACCTGTCGTGCCGACGAGTTCACCTGCGGCAATGGACGGTGCATCCAGAAGCGATGGAAGTGCGACCACGACGACGACTGCGGCGACGGATCCGACGAGAAGGAGTGCCCAGTGGTGCCCTGCGACTCCGTGGCGGAGCACACCTGCACTAATGGAGCCTGCATCGCCAAGCGTTGGGTCTGCGACGGTGACCCGGACTGTTCCGATGGCTCCGATGAGCGG TCCTGTGCGAATGTGACCAAGACGACCACGCCCTGTTTATCGCATGAATACCAGTGCAAAGATCGCATCACCTGCCTGCATCACAGCTGGCTCTGCGATGGTGACCGCGACTGTCCCGATGGCGACGACGAGCACACGGCCAACTGCAAGAACGTCACCTGCCGGGCGGACCAGTTCCAGTGCGGCGATCGCAGCTGCATTCCGGGACATCTCACCTGCAATGGGGACAAGGACTGCGCCGATGGCAGCGACGAACGGGATTGCGGACTAAGTCTGAGTCTGGGAGTCAACCAAGGAGGATGCAACTCAACCAGCGAATTCGACTGCGGTGGAGGTCAGTGCGTTCCCCTCTCGAAGGTCTGCGACAAGAGGAAGGATTGTCCGGATGGCGAGGACGAGCCGGCTGGAAAGTGCGGGATAAACGAGTGCGCCTCCAAGAACGGAGGCTGCATGCACCAGTGCATCGATCTGAAGGTGGGTCACCACTGCGAATGCCACGAGGGCTACAAGTTGTCTCCGGACAAGCGAAACTGCCAGGACATCAATGAGTGCGAAGTCCCGGGAAAGTGCTCTCAGATATGCGTGAACGAAATGGGGGGCTTCAAGTGTGAGTGCGAAGCGGGCTACATGAGGGATCCCAAAAATCACACCAGATGTAAGGCCAGCGAAGGACACGCCTCCCTGCTCCTGGCCAGACGCCATGACATCCGCAAGATAGCACTCGACCACATGGAAATGACCTCCATAGTGAATAGTACAAAGGCAGCCACTGCCCTGGACTTTGTGTTCCGCACGGGAATGATCTTCTGGAGCGATGTGACCACCCAGAGTATATATAAAGCACCGATTGATGAGGGGAACGAAAAGACGGTGGTGCTGACCAAATCCTCGGTGACCTCGGATGGCCTGGCTGTCGATTGGATCTATAACCATGTATACTTTACGGACACTCATAAGTGCACCATCGAACTGACCAACTTCGAGGGCAGCATGGGTAAGGTCCTGGTAAAGGACTCCCTGGACATTCCGCGCTCCATTGCTTTGGATCCCATCGAGGGCTGGATGTACTGGTCCGACTGGGGCGCCTCTCCGCGCATCGAAAGGGCGGGTATGGATGGCTCCCACCgcaccaccatcatcagctACGACGTCAAGTGGCCCAATGGTATCACCCTGGACCTGGTTAAGAAACGCATCTACTGGGTAGATGGTAAGCTTAACGTTATCTCGTCGGCGAACTATGATGGCTCACAACGGAGCCAGGTGCTCTACTCCGGCGAATACCTGCGACATCCCTTCTCAATCACCACCTTCGAGGACAATGTGTACTGGACCGACTGGGACAAACAGGCGGTCTTCAAGGCGAACAAGTTTACCGGAGAGGATGTGGAGCCCGTTACAGCAATGCACATG CTCCAGCATCCGATGGTGGTGCATGTGTACCATCCTTACCGCCAGCCGGATGGCGTGAATCACTGCCAGTCGGTGAATGGCCACTGTTCTCATCTCTGCCTGCCAGCTCCTAGGATCAATGAGAGGAGTCCTCGCATATCCTGCGCTTGTCCCACGGGTCTGAAGCTGATGGTCGATGGCCTCATGTGCGTCGAGGATC CACTTTATTTGCCACCAGTCACGAGACCCCCGAGAGCCCGCAAAACGAAACCGAGGACAAAATCCCCGAGGAGGCGGCTGCCCACGGGTGTACAGGTGGGACATGCTGACATTCGGATTGAAATTAACGATGATCTCCAGCTGAGCACCAGGCTACCCCTGTTGCCCACGACTTTCG TTGCCGACCAGCGTCCAGTGAAAAACCATACTCAAATCGAAAAGACCACAACGCCCAGTGAGCAGCCGGATTCCGGCTTTATTGCACTGGTGGTCATAGCCAGTCTCAGTGGATTCGCTGTCCTGCTATCGGTG CTCCTGCTCATTGGCTATCGCTACTGCAGCAAGCGACGCATCAACTCGATGAACTTCGAGAATCCCATCTACCGCAAGACCACCACCACAGAGGATCACTTCAGTTTGCGCAAAAACCTGCCGGCGCGGATCTACGACCACACCAGTGTCATGGATGAGGAG TACTCACCCGTCATAGGCATATCCTCGTATTAG